The genome window ATGATGTCCTGATCGATCAATTTTTGGATGCAACCTCGTTGAGAATTCTTTATGTGATTATGGATTTGCCAAAATCGGCGTCCCAAATTTCAAAGGAGACAAAAATACCGATTAATACTGTGTATTATAGGATAAGAAAGCTTACTGAGCAAAAAATCATAAAAACTTCGGGCCATATTAATAATCTTGGAAGGCGACAAATGCAATACCTGAGTAAATTAAGTTCAACTGGTGCTTTCCTGAGCAATTAATACACTGTTTCCTGCTTTTACACTAATTGGCATGATGAAAAGATGATTTCATTTTACAAGTGTCAATATGCTATATTGCTACCTTTTGATCATGTGATAACTTGATCGACTGGGACGCTACCAGAGTCCTTTAAATATATTATAAAATCTATTTTATACATGGATTTCATGCTTGAAGAAGAAATGATTGATTTGCTAACGCTGTGCCTTCAAAATCCTAATTCACCTGAGGTGCCTAGAACCAAAGAGCGGATTACAGAAATTGGAAAGGAGCTTTATGCTGACGGCGGGGTGGATGCACTTGAAAACATGTTTTTTGCACTAGAGAACCGCATCAAAGAAGAAATCGCAAAAGATCCACTACCGCTCCGCTCATTGTGGAACGGAATTACTGATCAGTGGTATTACTAAAAAAGTAGCAGGAAAAGGCTACGCTGCCTTTCCTATTCTAAATATGGCTGTGGAACATGAAGGACACGTTCCCTTTGTCGCCGGTTTTCCGTTCTTGAGAGTGACTGGTTTCATACCTGCCATCTCGCGTTTTGCTCTGCATTTTACGCAATAGCCTATCATGATGTCCTTAATGGCCAGATCTTCTATTACTAGAATGCTGTAAACATTATTTCACACCTAGGTGGACTGCGATCCAATTTTTGCACCGCTTTTCTTTATAATCTGACTGTCATTCCATCTCGACGTCTTTGGTTTCTCTGCTAAGTATGGTTGGCACAATAACGATTACTGCACCGATGATTATGTTTGCGCCAAGTGCAAAAGGAATCATGCTTTTCTCAACACTTGACATAAGACTCAGTGCAATCAATGGAGACCATGACCCAAAAATCAGCCCTGCATTGTATGAAAAACCGGCAGCACTGTTTCTTACCTGCGTTGGGAATCTTTCAGAAAAAAATGCGGGAATTGGACCTGATGCAGTTGACACGACAAAAGCAAACACTATGATGTATATGATGACAAGATTCGTTTTGTTTAAAATTGCATCTGCAAGCGGCACTGATAATGCAACTGACATCATGACAAAAACCAGCATTGCTTTTTTTCTTCCTGTTTTTTGAGAAAGCCAGCCCGTAACTATCATTCCAATCCACGATGACGCAGTTGCATAAATCATGATTCTTGCAACGTCTCCTTTGTCAAATGTTCCAAACTGCTGCAGGTATGTGGGTAAAATGCTAATGGAACCGTGATACATGTAAACCAGGCCCGTCATTATGGCTGCGCACAAAAAGAACTCTTTTCGGTATTTCTTGCCTAGGACTATGGCTCTCAGTGGCGATCTCTCAAGTGCACCTGACTTGTTTTTTTCAGCCCACAATGGGGATTCGTTCATGCTTAGCCTGACAAACAGTGCCACAAAGCCTGGGATTATCCCTGTGAAAAACAAAACCCTCCAACCTATCTCCTCAAACATCTGTCCGGGAAACATCCAAGTTGTGATCTCAAAGGCAATTGCTGCCAGCAAAAATCCAAACGAAAAGCCGCTCTGCAAGAACCCTGATATTAGTCCCCTTTTTTGTTTTGGAACGCTTTCCATTGTTATGACTGCGCCACTGCCCCATTCCCCACCTGCAAAGATTCCCTGAATAAGGCGAATCATTACAAGAAGAATTGGGGCCATGATTCCTATGGCCGCATATGTTGGCAACAGGCCGATTGCAAATGTGGCGACTGAAAAGCCGAGAATTGTAATCATCATTGATTTTTTTCTACCAAACTTGTCGCCGTAAATTCCAAAAATCACCGATCCCAATGGCCTCATTATCAAAGTAATTGTGTATGATGCAAATGTTGCCATTATGCTAAAAACTGGATTGTCCGATGGAAAAAACAGCTGACTGATGGACGGGATGACAAGAAGCATCAAAACTATGTCGTACCCATCAAGTGACCATCCAAGAAATGATCCGATTGTGATTTTCTTTTGAGCGCCTGTTAGACTCAACAGACCAATTGACATATGTCCCATTATTTAGTCCTAGAATTTTTAACTGGCACAAAAAAATCACAATGAGTGAAAATTGCATTAGTTCTAGCACTGGCTGGCCTCGTGTCTTATTTTGGAATCGTCCTGTTTGTGATTCCTCAAGAATATTCCGATGTTCCGACCCTTGAGCCTCAGCCAATCTTTGATGCAAAAATAAGTTCAAACCGCATCAATCTTGGAGATTCCTTTGCTGTTGTGGTAGATTCAAGCAACTCTAATGATGCATCTGACATACAGATAGTGTCAATTGCGTTTCCAAACATGACCCAGATAGGAGACAATGTGGAAATTGTCAGCTATGACTTTACCCAGTCTCCAAGGTATGTAAAAACTGGAGACAAAATTGGCTACGATTATTCGGGTGGAACAAAATCGGTTCTGGCACAATATCCGTCAATTGAAGCGTACAGCAGGCCAGTGACTCCCGGTGCTCGTTATTCCGTTGAATTGAAGGTAACTCCCGATATGGTAGGGAATTTTACAATATTTGTAAAGACTATCGCAATCCCCCATGCTACTGAGTATTCGCATTATCCACATTCTGGAATAAAGGACCATCAAAACGAGTATGTGGAATCTTTTTCTGTAATGGTTTCCCAATAATTTACATAAACCCACAGAGGAATCACAATAATTGAATTACTCCCAAAACGATTCTGCAAAAAACTACCGGATGTTTTTTCTTGGAAATATTTTGGTCAGCACTGGTATATTGATTGTGACTACGGGTGGCAGTTGGGACATATCAAACCACTTGCTAAACAGACCTGAAACGTTTTTTGCTCCTCCACACGCTGTCCTTTATTCCGGGGTGGCAGTTGCACTGTTTGGGGCAACACTTGTGATGCTGAAAATGTCTGTAAAAGAAATAAAGTCAGAAAACCAACTTTCGATAAAATTAATACTGGTTGGAATTGCATTGCTGCTTGGCGCAGGACCGTTTGATTTTCTCTGGCATTCTAGTTTTGGATTGGATGGGTTGCTCAGTCCACCGCACCTTGCACTGATTTGCGGCATGGTGTTCTCAAGCATCGGTTCGTTTATCTCAATTGCAAAAAACTCTGCAGTTTTTGTCCGTAACTCATATATGTCAAAAAATATTCTGACTGTTCTTAGCATCATTCCAGTATGGCTGTCTGTGACTGGTCTGTTTTTCTCGTTTTCGTTGCCTTTTTCGCAAACTGATTATTTTGATTTTAATCCCGATCCTGTCTTTGGGGCGATTTTTGCAACAATCGCATTTCCTTTTTTGATCTCACTCATGCTGTATATGGCATATCTTGTAAATGACGGTAAATTTGGTTTTATCTCCACTACTGGCGCTACACTAGTTGTCATTAACATGATGACTTCGATCATCCCAAATCCGTGGCTGCATCCAACAGTTCCGTTTTACTTGTTTACCATAATCCCAATAGTTCTCTGTGATTTGGTGCTGATGATATCTAAAAACAAAATGCGCACCTATCTTGCAGCTGGAATTTTTGGAATGCTTGGATATTTTGTGTATTACCCGCTAATTACTCATGTGTACAACAAAATAGATACAAACCAGATTGTCTCTGCCAGCGTGACTTCAAAAATTTATTTTGATATGGTTTTGTCAGTTTACCCGCTCATCGTGGTTCCGTGTATCGTAATGGGTCTAGTCGGCGCTTTGGTCTGTCATAGGATGATAAATTCTATAATGCGTCATGAGATCAGCTCACAGTTATCTTGATCTCTGATCTTGCTGCCAAGGCACCTGCATTTTGTATGCTGTCCCAGAGAAATATCTGGGCAGTATAAGTTCCAGGCCTGTCTGTGACCCAGGAAAGCGCCGGTGAAAAAGTCTGCTGCGCCTTAAATGACGCTTTAATCCATGTTAGTTGAACTGGAACCTTGTTCTGATCTAAT of Candidatus Nitrosotenuis sp. DW1 contains these proteins:
- a CDS encoding DUF5679 domain-containing protein, which produces MMIGYCVKCRAKREMAGMKPVTLKNGKPATKGTCPSCSTAIFRIGKAA
- a CDS encoding winged helix-turn-helix domain-containing protein, whose translation is MSSIAPSSDGKNPKLIDVYIHDVLIDQFLDATSLRILYVIMDLPKSASQISKETKIPINTVYYRIRKLTEQKIIKTSGHINNLGRRQMQYLSKLSSTGAFLSN
- a CDS encoding MFS transporter — protein: MSLTGAQKKITIGSFLGWSLDGYDIVLMLLVIPSISQLFFPSDNPVFSIMATFASYTITLIMRPLGSVIFGIYGDKFGRKKSMMITILGFSVATFAIGLLPTYAAIGIMAPILLVMIRLIQGIFAGGEWGSGAVITMESVPKQKRGLISGFLQSGFSFGFLLAAIAFEITTWMFPGQMFEEIGWRVLFFTGIIPGFVALFVRLSMNESPLWAEKNKSGALERSPLRAIVLGKKYRKEFFLCAAIMTGLVYMYHGSISILPTYLQQFGTFDKGDVARIMIYATASSWIGMIVTGWLSQKTGRKKAMLVFVMMSVALSVPLADAILNKTNLVIIYIIVFAFVVSTASGPIPAFFSERFPTQVRNSAAGFSYNAGLIFGSWSPLIALSLMSSVEKSMIPFALGANIIIGAVIVIVPTILSRETKDVEME